The following are encoded in a window of Hemiscyllium ocellatum isolate sHemOce1 chromosome 35, sHemOce1.pat.X.cur, whole genome shotgun sequence genomic DNA:
- the LOC132832516 gene encoding zinc finger protein 271-like, which translates to MEKEPFKCEVCDRGFTNSSMLVKHRRIHSGEKPFKCDVCKKSFTQSSNLHTHQRVHTREKPFTCEVCDKSFPHSSTLRLHQRSHTGEKPFTCKVCNKSFLKSSTLRVHQRIHTGEKPFTCEVCNKSFSQSSALSIHRRIHTGEKPFMCDVCDKSFSDSSTLTVHQRVHTGEKPFTCEVCDTSFSQSSTLRSHRRTHTGEKPFTCEVCKKSFPLLVSLRAHKRVHTGEKPFKCTECDKAFTRSSGLLVHQRTHTGNKPFKCEVCDKAFAISTSLLIHGRIHTGEKPFRCEVCQVVFSQPTDLLRHQRIHTGEKPFKCEVCDQTFRQSSALVQHRRIHTGEKPFTCEVCDKSFSRSSDLLRHKKIHTVK; encoded by the coding sequence ATGGAAAAGGAGCCATTCAAATGTGAGGTGTGTGACCGAGGCTTCACAAACTCATCGATGCTTGTGAAACACCGACGCATTCACtctggggagaagccattcaagtGTGACGTGTGCAAGAAATCCTTCACACAGTCATCTAATCTTCACACACATCAACGTGTTCACACTCgggagaaaccattcacgtgcgaagtgtgtgacaaatcattcccACATTCGTCAACCCTCCGCCTTCACCAACGTAGCCATACAGGAGAAAAACCGTTCACATGCAAAGTGTGCAACAAATCATTCCTTAAATCTTCGACCCTTCGTGTACACCAACGCATTCATACCGGAGAGAAACCATTCACGTGTGAGGTGTGTAACAAATCATTCTCACAGTCATCGGCCCTCAGCATACACAGAcgcattcacactggggagaaaccattcatgtGTGATGTGTGTGACAAATCTTTTTCAGATTCTTCAACTCTGACTGTACACCAAcgtgttcacactggggagaaaccattcacatgtgAAGTATGCGACACATCGTTTTCGCAGTCATCGACCCTCCGCTCACACCGACGcactcacactggggagaaaccattcacatgcGAGGTGTGCAAGAAGTCATTCCCCCTGCTGGTGTCACTCCGTGCACATAAACGTGtgcacactggggagaaaccattcaaatGCACTGAGTGTGACAAAGCATTCACACGTTCCTCAGGCCTCCTGGTCCATCAGAGGACCCACACGGGAAACAAACCCTTTAAGTGTGAGGTGTGTGATAAAGCTTTTGCAatatctacaagtttgctgatccATGGAAGGATCCACACAGGGGAAAAACCCTTCAGGTGTGAGGTTTGTCAAGTGGTTTTCAGCCAACCCACTGACCTCCTCAGGCACCAGAGGATTCATACAGGGGAGAAACCCTTCAAGTGCGAGGTCTGTGACCAAACTTTTAGGCAGTCTTCAGCACTTGTGCAACACCGacgcattcacacaggggagaagcctTTCACATGTGAAGTGTGCGACAAATCTTTCTCAAGGTCATCAGATCTCCTCCGACACAAGAAGATCCACACAGTGAAGTAA